In one Brienomyrus brachyistius isolate T26 chromosome 7, BBRACH_0.4, whole genome shotgun sequence genomic region, the following are encoded:
- the pisd gene encoding phosphatidylserine decarboxylase proenzyme, mitochondrial isoform X4, with the protein MCQWSVQQQQQQPPARSPGKWLQFPQLALRRRLGQLSCMSRPALRLRSWPLSFLYYLLPFGVLKPLAKAGWRPTSRVALYKSIPTRLLSRAWGRLNQVELPTWLRKPIYSLYIWTFGVNMKEAAVEDLHHYRNLSEFFRRKLKPQARPVCDSHCVISPADGKILHFGRVRNCEVEQVKGVTYSLETFLGPQTWVESLASSRKVAEPSTFQDMLVTKEGNELFHCVVYLAPGDYHCFHSPTDWRVAHRRHFPGSLMSVNPGVARWIKELFCHNERVVLSGEWTHGFFSLTAVGATNVGSIRIYFDKELHTNSPRYSKGSYNDFSYVSNGNQEGVCMRKGEHLGEFNLGSTIVLLFEAPRDFTFSLKPGQKIRFGEALGTM; encoded by the exons ATGTGTCAGTGGAGcgtacagcagcagcagcagcagccgcccGCGCGGAGCCCGGGGAAATG GTTGCAGTTCCCCCAGCTGGCCTTGCGGCGGCGCCTGGGCCAGTTGAGCTGCATGTCCCGACCCGCCTTGCGGCTGCGCTCATGGCCGCTCTCCTTCCTCTACTACCTGCTACCCTTCGGAGTCCTCAAACCCTTGGCCAAGGCAGGCTGGCGGCCCACCAGCAGG GTCGCTCTGTACAAGTCCATCCCGACGCGGCTACTGTCGCGAGCCTGGGGCCGCCTGAACCAGGTGGAGCTGCCAACCTGGCTGAGGAAACCCATCTACAGCCTGTACATCTGGACGTTCGGGGTGAACATGAAGGAGGCTGCCGTAGAGGACCTGCACCACTACCGCAACCTCAGCGAGTTCTTCCGGCGCAAGCTGAAGCCCCAGGCGCGGCCCGTGTGCGATTCGCACTGCGTG aTCAGTCCAGCCGATGGAAAGATTCTCCATTTCGGGAGGGTGCGTAACTGTGAGGTGGAGCAGGTGAAGGGGGTCACCTACTCCCTGGAGACCTTCCTGGGGCCGCAGACCTGGGTGGAGAGTCTGGCCTCCAGCAGAA AAGTGGCCGAACCTAGCACCTTCCAGGACATGCTGGTGACCAAGGAGGGCAACGAGCTCTTCCACTGCGTAGTGTACCTGGCTCCAGGGGACTACCACTGCTTCCACTCACCAACTGACTGGAGGGTGGCACACCGACGCCATTTTCCAG GCTCCCTGATGTCTGTGAACCCAGGCGTTGCGCGCTGGATCAAAGAGCTGTTCTGCCACAACGAGCGCGTGGTTCTGTCTGGCGAGTGGACCCATGGTTTCTTCTCTCTCACCGCAGTGGGCGCCACGAACGTGGGCTCCATCCGCATCTACTTCGACAAG GAGCTGCACACCAATAGCCCCCGCTACAGCAAAGGTTCTTACAATGACTTCAGCTACGTCTCCAATGGCAACCAGGAGGGAGTGTGCATGCGCAAAGGCGAGCACCTGGGCGAGTTCAACCTGGGCTCCACCATCGTGCTGCTCTTCGAGGCCCCACGAGACTTTACCTTCAGCCTCAAGCCCGGCCAGAAGATCCGATTTGGGGAGGCACTGGGGACCATGTGA
- the pisd gene encoding phosphatidylserine decarboxylase proenzyme, mitochondrial isoform X2, translating into MVRCCRSLHSPSPCFNLHRVRVDVRRLRLLSSRAAGAEQGPGGSGGAGQGVSGVPALSHRTRFRLQFPQLALRRRLGQLSCMSRPALRLRSWPLSFLYYLLPFGVLKPLAKAGWRPTSRVALYKSIPTRLLSRAWGRLNQVELPTWLRKPIYSLYIWTFGVNMKEAAVEDLHHYRNLSEFFRRKLKPQARPVCDSHCVISPADGKILHFGRVRNCEVEQVKGVTYSLETFLGPQTWVESLASSRKVAEPSTFQDMLVTKEGNELFHCVVYLAPGDYHCFHSPTDWRVAHRRHFPGSLMSVNPGVARWIKELFCHNERVVLSGEWTHGFFSLTAVGATNVGSIRIYFDKELHTNSPRYSKGSYNDFSYVSNGNQEGVCMRKGEHLGEFNLGSTIVLLFEAPRDFTFSLKPGQKIRFGEALGTM; encoded by the exons ATGGTGAGATGCTGCAGGTCTTTGCATAGCCCGTCGCCGTGCTTCAATCTGCACCGGGTGCGAGTTGATGTGCGCAGGCTGCGGCTGCTCAGCTCCAGGGCAGCGGGGGCGGAGCAGGGGCCCGGCGGCAGCGGCGGGGCCGGCCAGGGCGTCTCGGGGGTCCCCGCCCTCAGCCACAGGACCCGATTCAG GTTGCAGTTCCCCCAGCTGGCCTTGCGGCGGCGCCTGGGCCAGTTGAGCTGCATGTCCCGACCCGCCTTGCGGCTGCGCTCATGGCCGCTCTCCTTCCTCTACTACCTGCTACCCTTCGGAGTCCTCAAACCCTTGGCCAAGGCAGGCTGGCGGCCCACCAGCAGG GTCGCTCTGTACAAGTCCATCCCGACGCGGCTACTGTCGCGAGCCTGGGGCCGCCTGAACCAGGTGGAGCTGCCAACCTGGCTGAGGAAACCCATCTACAGCCTGTACATCTGGACGTTCGGGGTGAACATGAAGGAGGCTGCCGTAGAGGACCTGCACCACTACCGCAACCTCAGCGAGTTCTTCCGGCGCAAGCTGAAGCCCCAGGCGCGGCCCGTGTGCGATTCGCACTGCGTG aTCAGTCCAGCCGATGGAAAGATTCTCCATTTCGGGAGGGTGCGTAACTGTGAGGTGGAGCAGGTGAAGGGGGTCACCTACTCCCTGGAGACCTTCCTGGGGCCGCAGACCTGGGTGGAGAGTCTGGCCTCCAGCAGAA AAGTGGCCGAACCTAGCACCTTCCAGGACATGCTGGTGACCAAGGAGGGCAACGAGCTCTTCCACTGCGTAGTGTACCTGGCTCCAGGGGACTACCACTGCTTCCACTCACCAACTGACTGGAGGGTGGCACACCGACGCCATTTTCCAG GCTCCCTGATGTCTGTGAACCCAGGCGTTGCGCGCTGGATCAAAGAGCTGTTCTGCCACAACGAGCGCGTGGTTCTGTCTGGCGAGTGGACCCATGGTTTCTTCTCTCTCACCGCAGTGGGCGCCACGAACGTGGGCTCCATCCGCATCTACTTCGACAAG GAGCTGCACACCAATAGCCCCCGCTACAGCAAAGGTTCTTACAATGACTTCAGCTACGTCTCCAATGGCAACCAGGAGGGAGTGTGCATGCGCAAAGGCGAGCACCTGGGCGAGTTCAACCTGGGCTCCACCATCGTGCTGCTCTTCGAGGCCCCACGAGACTTTACCTTCAGCCTCAAGCCCGGCCAGAAGATCCGATTTGGGGAGGCACTGGGGACCATGTGA
- the pisd gene encoding phosphatidylserine decarboxylase proenzyme, mitochondrial isoform X1 has protein sequence MLVHERSGRISRPHGVLCQVGAGASVLPPLVWGPGFARCTSFWPPGGATWAMTSTAGTGIDSWSAWGSRCPRGLPTRPRLQFPQLALRRRLGQLSCMSRPALRLRSWPLSFLYYLLPFGVLKPLAKAGWRPTSRVALYKSIPTRLLSRAWGRLNQVELPTWLRKPIYSLYIWTFGVNMKEAAVEDLHHYRNLSEFFRRKLKPQARPVCDSHCVISPADGKILHFGRVRNCEVEQVKGVTYSLETFLGPQTWVESLASSRKVAEPSTFQDMLVTKEGNELFHCVVYLAPGDYHCFHSPTDWRVAHRRHFPGSLMSVNPGVARWIKELFCHNERVVLSGEWTHGFFSLTAVGATNVGSIRIYFDKELHTNSPRYSKGSYNDFSYVSNGNQEGVCMRKGEHLGEFNLGSTIVLLFEAPRDFTFSLKPGQKIRFGEALGTM, from the exons ATGCTGGTGCACGAGCGGTCAGGCCGGATCAGCAGGCCCCATGGCGTACTTTGTCAAGTG GGCGCCGGTGCCTCAGTGCTGCCGCCCTTGGTCTGGGGCCCCGGCTTCGCCCGCTGCACCTCCTTCTGGCCACCGGGGGGGGCTACCTGGGCTATGACCAGTACGGCCGGTACAGGGATCGACAGCTGGAGTGCATGGGGATCGAGGTGCCCCCGCGGCTTGCCAACAAGACCCAG GTTGCAGTTCCCCCAGCTGGCCTTGCGGCGGCGCCTGGGCCAGTTGAGCTGCATGTCCCGACCCGCCTTGCGGCTGCGCTCATGGCCGCTCTCCTTCCTCTACTACCTGCTACCCTTCGGAGTCCTCAAACCCTTGGCCAAGGCAGGCTGGCGGCCCACCAGCAGG GTCGCTCTGTACAAGTCCATCCCGACGCGGCTACTGTCGCGAGCCTGGGGCCGCCTGAACCAGGTGGAGCTGCCAACCTGGCTGAGGAAACCCATCTACAGCCTGTACATCTGGACGTTCGGGGTGAACATGAAGGAGGCTGCCGTAGAGGACCTGCACCACTACCGCAACCTCAGCGAGTTCTTCCGGCGCAAGCTGAAGCCCCAGGCGCGGCCCGTGTGCGATTCGCACTGCGTG aTCAGTCCAGCCGATGGAAAGATTCTCCATTTCGGGAGGGTGCGTAACTGTGAGGTGGAGCAGGTGAAGGGGGTCACCTACTCCCTGGAGACCTTCCTGGGGCCGCAGACCTGGGTGGAGAGTCTGGCCTCCAGCAGAA AAGTGGCCGAACCTAGCACCTTCCAGGACATGCTGGTGACCAAGGAGGGCAACGAGCTCTTCCACTGCGTAGTGTACCTGGCTCCAGGGGACTACCACTGCTTCCACTCACCAACTGACTGGAGGGTGGCACACCGACGCCATTTTCCAG GCTCCCTGATGTCTGTGAACCCAGGCGTTGCGCGCTGGATCAAAGAGCTGTTCTGCCACAACGAGCGCGTGGTTCTGTCTGGCGAGTGGACCCATGGTTTCTTCTCTCTCACCGCAGTGGGCGCCACGAACGTGGGCTCCATCCGCATCTACTTCGACAAG GAGCTGCACACCAATAGCCCCCGCTACAGCAAAGGTTCTTACAATGACTTCAGCTACGTCTCCAATGGCAACCAGGAGGGAGTGTGCATGCGCAAAGGCGAGCACCTGGGCGAGTTCAACCTGGGCTCCACCATCGTGCTGCTCTTCGAGGCCCCACGAGACTTTACCTTCAGCCTCAAGCCCGGCCAGAAGATCCGATTTGGGGAGGCACTGGGGACCATGTGA
- the wu:fi75a02 gene encoding uncharacterized protein wu:fi75a02, translating to MLTTAASTSLRVGQHPSLPMSGPCHLPLLYQERTPRATKEPRWEGSRADDGDLDTDICRPGSFKSRVKAHCGQALVSATCSAQDRMETEVVPLSACQKSGRGDSGRNEQMNGSTSEVQCVRMDDHDIKCSSQAKDVETGVTLDSVTPPVGSVVEGLGSLERLLTAHQEEMKRLLERSLGSMCRQLAAAEQRVGQLCEQSAAHSADMARLSGRMDAFCDRLMASHVAMTTGAQTSVWEGEARAAPGELASRRSHPCSNPVAVETDTDEGSVGELGSGSGEAEESRHEIGGGGEAVMESRTPPAGASVQCMPGNYSPVSDFEDLDEELGIQEVDDCGMWTDNAGLEAPNAGACAETPTVVQQTVTGSATEPATCQGSRTQWSGPSLEIQVPLNLAESTTDPSAPLPNKMRTTFEPESALDDLPPPLASLEDRMVEHASTKDFLSFAGPVAESSATFMDLAEPCGVRRASPSPQPIPVQFHGPASVEGSGGRPEIPEGLEEPGTMENKEETTGLMSGEGAEVSVCAVASPVSLDCSARSRPGEGAYWKSKGLSDGNEAQCGGQEIKMWTSPRFKPRTWNTQRAQTLAICSYAQLRRRRGEPALGSHLECTLPTALLSLRATAKAPEGGILLPVAPCRPLLAWVSAASSSAPATPLPDLANDAHMLRVEALPHESHLLLQYLSEIARHLLPRIQSPEPLSAACRSAPYRLRGVCPAFGTRLKHCWSLERPSARYSQLKGTNVAHGSALPDLDAGGIRSWKPLVTMGNLLLTPLDLGPFMPQCPSQGELLEVPPPPSLSQLFRAAAGPPATSPSAPLGPGCFYKAGLHTVLALSSPASLHLLARQRRPHPLTPPGSSSPHCALSRLLPSRDTLPALVPLTDHTGPPGLDNDHSYSWCSGQDVHPTTTPAEKSTISLLDSPAPPTVLELPPPVSPSLLSPDGDPSEMAHSFCDRTEVEFPVLSSRRTMEEGAPFGKVVVPQPDPRSKRVSQIRIRKTVPKTDNNLTPMGLPKPKRLKKKEFSLEEIYTNKNYRSPTGNRSLETIFEEPKEKNGALVCIGQQKRKRVLDFPDFTLPRKRRARAGVGPTRAKVTRGRGRRDRPDDADLDVMLIERLSELEDYFSRQGLED from the exons ATGTTGACCACTGCTGCCAGTACCAGTCTGAGAGTGGGGCAGCATCCATCCCTGCCAATGTCCGGCCCGTGTCACCTCCCCCTGCTTTACCAGGAGCGTACTCCCAGAGCAACCAAAGAGCCTCGCTGGGAGGGGAGCAGAGCGGATGACGGGGACCTGGACACTGATATCTGCAGGCCAGGGAGTTTCAAGAGTCGCGTCAAAGCACATTGTGGACAGGCGTTAGTTTCGGCCACCTGTTCAGCACAGGATCGTATGGAGACGGAGGTTGTCCCACTCAGTGCCTGTCAGAAAAGTGGACGTGGGGACTCGGGTAGAAATGAACAAATGAATGGAAGTACTTCAGAAGTGCAG TGTGTTCGCATGGACGATCATGACATCAAATGCAGCTCTCAAGCTAAGGATGTAGAGACAG GTGTGACCTTGGATTCTGTGACGCCCCCTGTTGGCTCGGTGGTGGAAGGGCTGGGTTCGCTGGAGCGTCTCCTGACAGCCCACCAGGAGGAGATGAAGCGGCTGCTGGAGAGGAGCCTGGGGTCCATGTGCAGGCAGCTGGCGGCGGCGGAGCAGCGGGTTGGCCAGCTGTGTGAGCAGAGCGCCGCCCACAGCGCTGACATGGCGCGGCTGAGTGGCCGCATGGACGCGTTCTGTGACAGGCTGATGGCATCACATGTCGCCATGACAACAGGCGCCCAAACCA GTGTATGGGAGGGAGAAGCGAGAGCCGCCCCCGGCGAGCTGGCGTCACGGAGATCGCATCCCTGTAGCAACCCGGTTGCTGTGGAAACGGACACGGATGAGGGAAGCGTCGGGGAGCTGGGCAGTGGCTCGGGCGAAGCTGAGGAGTCACGGCATGAAATAGGGGGCGGCGGGGAGGCTGTGATGGAATCGAGGACCCCTCCTGCAGGGGCATCAGTGCAGTGTATGCCGGGGAACTATTCCCCCGTGTCAGATTTCGAAGATCTGGACGAAGAGCTGGGAATCCAGGAGGTGGATGATTGTGGAATGTGGACGGACAATGCGGGGCTGGAGGCTCCAAATGCTGGTGCCTGTGCGGAGACCCCCACTGTAGTGCAACAGACTGTCACTGGGAGCGCCACTGAGCCAGCTACCTGTCAGGGATCTCGCACACAGTGGTCTGGACCTTCTTTGGAGATCCAGGTACCTCTTAACCTGGCCGAGTCCACCACGGATCCATCTGCCCCGTTACCTAACAAGATGAGGACCACATTTGAGCCGGAAAGTGCGCTCGATGACCTGCCACCCCCATTGGCCAGCTTGGAGGACCGCATGGTTGAACACGCGTCTACAAAAGACTTTCTCTCGTTTGCTGGGCCGGTGGCAGAATCCTCAGCCACATTCATGGACCTGGCTGAACCATGTGGGGTTCGAAGGGCTTCTCCATCTCCCCAGCCAATTCCTGTGCAGTTCCATGGGCCTGCTTCTGTGGAGGGGAGCGGCGGGAGGCCTGAGATCCCAGAGGGCTTGGAGGAACCAGGAACCATGGAAAACAAGGAGGAAACGACAGGGCTGATGAGCGGGGAAGGAGCAGAAGTATCAGTGTGTGCTGTGGCGTCACCTGTGTCATTGGACTGCAGTGCCAGGAGTCGGCCAGGAGAGGGAGCCTACTGGAAGAGCAAAGGCCTTAGCGATGGAAATGAGGCGCAGTGTGGAGGACAGGAAATTAAAATGTGGACCAGTCCCCGTTTCAAGCCCCGGACCTGGAACACGCAGCGGGCGCAGACGCTGGCGATCTGCTCGTATGCGCAGCTGAGACGCAGGCGTGGCGAACCAGCCCTTGGCTCCCACCTGGAATGCACTTTACCGACTGCACTGCTGTCCCTGCGTGCAACCGCCAAAGCGCCCGAGGGAGGCATCCTGCTCCCTGTTGCTCCCTGCCGCCCTCTGCTCGCCTGGGTGTCTGCCGCCTCCTCCTCTGCTCCTGCGACCCCCCTGCCCGACCTTGCTAACGATGCCCACATGCTGCGCGTCGAGGCCCTGCCCCATGAGAGCCACCTTCTGCTGCAGTACTTGTCGGAGATCGCCAGGCACCTGCTCCCCCGCATCCAGTCCCccgagccgctgtccgctgcgTGCcgcagcgccccctacaggctgCGGGGTGTATGCCCAGCCTTTGGCACCCGCCTCAAGCACTGCTGGAGCCTGGAGCGGCCATCGGCCAGGTACTCCCAGCTGAAGGGGACGAATGTGGCCCACGGCTCGGCTCTGCCAGACCTGGACGCCGGAGGGATCCGGTCGTGGAAGCCGCTGGTGACGATGGGGAATCTGCTGCTGACCCCGCTGGATCTTGGTCCCTTCATGCCGCAGTGCCCCTCACAGGGGGAGCTCCTGGAGGTCCCGCCTCCGCCCAGCCTGTCCCAGCTGTTCCGGGCTGCCGCCGGGCCCCCCGCCACCTCCCCGTCGGCCCCGCTGGGCCCCGGATGCTTCTATAAGGCCGGCCTGCACACGGTCCTGGCGctgtcctcgccagcctctctgcatCTCCTGGCACGGCAGCGGCGCCCCCACCCACTGACGCCCCCCGGGTCCTCCAGCCCACACTGTGCCCTCAGCCGCCTCCTGCCGTCCCGAGACACGCTGCCAGCCCTAGTGCCACTCACTGACCACACTGGGCCGCCCGGCTTGGACAACGACCACAG CTATTCCTGGTGCTCCGGTCAAGATGTGCATCCCACCACGACTCCCGCAGAAAAGAG CACAATCAGCCTTTTGGACAGTCCAGCGCCCCCCACTGTACTGGAGCTGCCCCCTCCTGTGAGCCCCAGCTTGCTGAGTCCTGACGGCGACCCAAGCGAGATGGCCCACAGCTTCTGTGACCGTACCGAGGTCGAGTTTCCCGTACTGTCTTCTCGCAGGACGATGGAGGAG ggggcaccgtTCGGCAAGGTCGTGGTGCCTCAGCCTGACCCACGCTCCAAGAGGGTCTCCCAGATCCGCATACGCAAGACCGTTCCCAAGACGGACAATAACCTCACCCCCATGGGGCTTCCCAAACCAAAGAG ACTGAAGAAGAAGGAATTCAGCTTAGAGGAGATTTACACAAATAAAAATTACCGCTCCCCTACTGGCAACAG gtcCCTGGAGACCATTTTCGAGGAGCCCAAGGAGAAGAATGGAGCGCTGGTGTGCATTGGGCAGCAGAAACGCAAGCGTGTGTTAGACTTCCCCGACTTCACGCTGCCACGGAAACGGCGGGcacgggctggggtggggccgACCCGGGCGAAGGTCACGCGGGGGCGTGGCCGCAGGGATCGTCCCGATGACGCCGACCTCGACGTCATGCTGATCGAGAGACTCAGCGAGCTGGAGGATTACTTCTCCCGCCAGGGGCTGGAGGACTGA
- the pisd gene encoding phosphatidylserine decarboxylase proenzyme, mitochondrial isoform X3, with the protein MAATLLKACCSPLPVSAGRRVSCLLFHAGARAVRPDQQAPWRTLSSGRRCLSAAALGLGPRLRPLHLLLATGGGYLGYDQYGRYRDRQLECMGIEVPPRLANKTQVALYKSIPTRLLSRAWGRLNQVELPTWLRKPIYSLYIWTFGVNMKEAAVEDLHHYRNLSEFFRRKLKPQARPVCDSHCVISPADGKILHFGRVRNCEVEQVKGVTYSLETFLGPQTWVESLASSRKVAEPSTFQDMLVTKEGNELFHCVVYLAPGDYHCFHSPTDWRVAHRRHFPGSLMSVNPGVARWIKELFCHNERVVLSGEWTHGFFSLTAVGATNVGSIRIYFDKELHTNSPRYSKGSYNDFSYVSNGNQEGVCMRKGEHLGEFNLGSTIVLLFEAPRDFTFSLKPGQKIRFGEALGTM; encoded by the exons ATGGCGGCGACCTTGTTGAAGGCGTGCTGTTCTCCGCTGCCCGTTTCAGCTGGGCGTCGTGTCAG CTGTTTGCTTTTTCATGCTGGTGCACGAGCGGTCAGGCCGGATCAGCAGGCCCCATGGCGTACTTTGTCAAGTG GGCGCCGGTGCCTCAGTGCTGCCGCCCTTGGTCTGGGGCCCCGGCTTCGCCCGCTGCACCTCCTTCTGGCCACCGGGGGGGGCTACCTGGGCTATGACCAGTACGGCCGGTACAGGGATCGACAGCTGGAGTGCATGGGGATCGAGGTGCCCCCGCGGCTTGCCAACAAGACCCAG GTCGCTCTGTACAAGTCCATCCCGACGCGGCTACTGTCGCGAGCCTGGGGCCGCCTGAACCAGGTGGAGCTGCCAACCTGGCTGAGGAAACCCATCTACAGCCTGTACATCTGGACGTTCGGGGTGAACATGAAGGAGGCTGCCGTAGAGGACCTGCACCACTACCGCAACCTCAGCGAGTTCTTCCGGCGCAAGCTGAAGCCCCAGGCGCGGCCCGTGTGCGATTCGCACTGCGTG aTCAGTCCAGCCGATGGAAAGATTCTCCATTTCGGGAGGGTGCGTAACTGTGAGGTGGAGCAGGTGAAGGGGGTCACCTACTCCCTGGAGACCTTCCTGGGGCCGCAGACCTGGGTGGAGAGTCTGGCCTCCAGCAGAA AAGTGGCCGAACCTAGCACCTTCCAGGACATGCTGGTGACCAAGGAGGGCAACGAGCTCTTCCACTGCGTAGTGTACCTGGCTCCAGGGGACTACCACTGCTTCCACTCACCAACTGACTGGAGGGTGGCACACCGACGCCATTTTCCAG GCTCCCTGATGTCTGTGAACCCAGGCGTTGCGCGCTGGATCAAAGAGCTGTTCTGCCACAACGAGCGCGTGGTTCTGTCTGGCGAGTGGACCCATGGTTTCTTCTCTCTCACCGCAGTGGGCGCCACGAACGTGGGCTCCATCCGCATCTACTTCGACAAG GAGCTGCACACCAATAGCCCCCGCTACAGCAAAGGTTCTTACAATGACTTCAGCTACGTCTCCAATGGCAACCAGGAGGGAGTGTGCATGCGCAAAGGCGAGCACCTGGGCGAGTTCAACCTGGGCTCCACCATCGTGCTGCTCTTCGAGGCCCCACGAGACTTTACCTTCAGCCTCAAGCCCGGCCAGAAGATCCGATTTGGGGAGGCACTGGGGACCATGTGA